One genomic window of Cannabis sativa cultivar Pink pepper isolate KNU-18-1 chromosome 2, ASM2916894v1, whole genome shotgun sequence includes the following:
- the LOC115719345 gene encoding inactive glucose-6-phosphate 1-dehydrogenase 4, chloroplastic isoform X2: protein MSMASSAFLVPFSEYSTSPPPVFSLSNSHVRSFTASTNKSHHGSSGFYGGASFCHGFCGFKLRQPNRKFGLKHELKIIKNQDKDHSSNHIETTSSFQEQASDGTTIELGHDNVAGGPSLCIAVIGATGELARRKIFPALFAMYYTGFLPENIGIFGYSRKNLTDEELRSIIASTLTCRVDHQNDCGDKMDAFLSRTYYIHGGYDNREGMLKLNALMEHVEGGSEANRIFYLSVPQEALIDVASSLADYAQTSKGWNRIITEKPFGLNLLSSLRLTQSLLSKFKEKQIYRIDHLLGRNLIENLTVLRFSNLVFEPLWSYKYIRNVQIVLSEDLSAQPTRYFEGYGIIRDIVHSHILQTVALLAMEPPISLDGEDIRNEKVKVLRSIRKLEPSDVILGQYKAGTEEKVDVYTDNLTPTYFAAAMYIDNARWDGVPFLVKTGVGLIEHRVEIRIQFHHVPGNIYRERMGHNIDLVTNELILRVAPDEAILIRVNNKIPGLGLHLDSPELNLLYKDKYNVEVPDSYEHLLLDAIDGDSHLFMRSDEVEAAWNILSPVLQEIDKNNIVPELYELGGRGPIGAYYLWAKHGVRWAED from the exons ATGTCAATGGCGTCTTCAGCTTTCTTGGTACCCTTTTCCGAGTACTCAACTTCACCACCACCAGTGTTTTCTCTCTCTAACTCTCATGTTCGCAGCTTCACT GCTTCAACAAACAAATCTCATCATGGATCAAGTGGTTTTTATGGAGGAGCCAGCTTCTGTCATGGATTTTGTGGCTTTAAACTAAGGCAGCCTAACAGAAAATTTGGTCTTAAACATGAATTGAAGATTATCAAAAATCAAGACAAAGATCACTCATCAAATCACATTGAAACAACTTCATCATTTCAAGAACAAGCCTCTGATGGAACCACAATTGAGTTGGGGCATG ATAATGTCGCCGGAGGACCGTCACTGTGCATAGCTGTCATAGGAGCAACAGGTGAGTTGGCAAGGAGAAAGATCTTTCCAGCATTGTTTGCTATGTATTACACTGGATTTCTTCCTGAG AATATTGGAATTTTCGGTTATTCGAGAAAGAATTTGACAGATGAAGAACTAAGATCAATAATAGCTTCAACTCTGACGTGCCGTGTTGATCATCA AAACGACTGTGGAGACAAGATGGATGCTTTTCTGAGTAGGACATATTATATACATGGCGGTTATGATAACAGAGAAGGCATGTTAAAGCTTAATGCCTTAATGGAGCATGTTGAG GGGGGATCTGAAGCGAACAGAATATTTTACCTTTCTGTGCCACAAGAAGCACTTATAGATGTTGCATCTTCTCTTGCTGATTATGCTCAAACCTCTAAGGGCTGGAACCGTATAATAACCGAGAAACCATTTGGTCTCAATTTACTATCATCTCTTCGGTTGACACAGTCTCTTCTTTCCAAGTTTAAGGAGAAACAAATATACAG GATTGATCATCTCCTAGGAAGGAACCTTATCGAAAATCTCACAGTTCTAAGATTTTCCAATCTAGTTTTTGAGCCATTGTGGAGTTATAAATACATAAGAAATGTGCAG ATTGTCTTATCTGAAGACCTGAGTGCACAACCAACAAG GTATTTTGAGGGTTATGGGATAATTCGAGACATAGTACATAGTCATATACTCCAAACAGTAGCACTGCTTGCTATGGAACCGCCTATAAGCCTTGATGGTGAAGACATTCGAAACGaaaag GTCAAGGTTCTGAGGTCAATCCGTAAATTGGAACCAAGTGATGTTATACTTGGGCAATACAAAGCAGGCACAGAAGAGAAAGTTGATGTGTATACAGACAATCTGACACCCACATATTTTGCTGCTGCAATGTATATTGACAATGCGCGCTGGGATGGTGTGCcttttttggttaaaactgGAGTAGGACTCATTGAACACAG GGTGGAGATACGTATACAGTTTCATCATGTCCCAGGAAACATTTATCGAGAGCGAATGGGGCATAACATCGACCTTGTTACCAACGAGCTGATATTAAGAGTTGCTCCAGATGAAGCCATCCTCATCAGGGTCAATAATAAGATCCCAGGACTGGGGTTGCACTTGGATTCTCCAGAGTTGAATTTGCTATACAAGGACAA GTACAATGTTGAGGTGCCCGACTCATACGAGCATCTTCTTCTCGATGCCATCGACGGTGATAGCCATCTGTTTATGAGAAGCGACGAGGTTGAAGCTGCATGGAATATTTTAAGTCCAGTCCTCCAGGAGATAGACAAGAACAATATAGTACCAGAGCTGTATGAATTAGGGGGCAGAGGCCCAATTGGGGCATACTATTTGTGGGCAAAGCATGGAGTTAGGTGGGCAGAGGACTAG
- the LOC115719345 gene encoding inactive glucose-6-phosphate 1-dehydrogenase 4, chloroplastic isoform X1 → MSMASSAFLVPFSEYSTSPPPVFSLSNSHVRSFTASTNKSHHGSSGFYGGASFCHGFCGFKLRQPNRKFGLKHELKIIKNQDKDHSSNHIETTSSFQEQASDGTTIELGHVSTSKQSPTSLPQIHSSNSSDNVAGGPSLCIAVIGATGELARRKIFPALFAMYYTGFLPENIGIFGYSRKNLTDEELRSIIASTLTCRVDHQNDCGDKMDAFLSRTYYIHGGYDNREGMLKLNALMEHVEGGSEANRIFYLSVPQEALIDVASSLADYAQTSKGWNRIITEKPFGLNLLSSLRLTQSLLSKFKEKQIYRIDHLLGRNLIENLTVLRFSNLVFEPLWSYKYIRNVQIVLSEDLSAQPTRYFEGYGIIRDIVHSHILQTVALLAMEPPISLDGEDIRNEKVKVLRSIRKLEPSDVILGQYKAGTEEKVDVYTDNLTPTYFAAAMYIDNARWDGVPFLVKTGVGLIEHRVEIRIQFHHVPGNIYRERMGHNIDLVTNELILRVAPDEAILIRVNNKIPGLGLHLDSPELNLLYKDKYNVEVPDSYEHLLLDAIDGDSHLFMRSDEVEAAWNILSPVLQEIDKNNIVPELYELGGRGPIGAYYLWAKHGVRWAED, encoded by the exons ATGTCAATGGCGTCTTCAGCTTTCTTGGTACCCTTTTCCGAGTACTCAACTTCACCACCACCAGTGTTTTCTCTCTCTAACTCTCATGTTCGCAGCTTCACT GCTTCAACAAACAAATCTCATCATGGATCAAGTGGTTTTTATGGAGGAGCCAGCTTCTGTCATGGATTTTGTGGCTTTAAACTAAGGCAGCCTAACAGAAAATTTGGTCTTAAACATGAATTGAAGATTATCAAAAATCAAGACAAAGATCACTCATCAAATCACATTGAAACAACTTCATCATTTCAAGAACAAGCCTCTGATGGAACCACAATTGAGTTGGGGCATG TTTCCACTTCTAAGCAATCCCCTACATCTTTGCCACAAATACATTCCTCCAATTCCTCAGATAATGTCGCCGGAGGACCGTCACTGTGCATAGCTGTCATAGGAGCAACAGGTGAGTTGGCAAGGAGAAAGATCTTTCCAGCATTGTTTGCTATGTATTACACTGGATTTCTTCCTGAG AATATTGGAATTTTCGGTTATTCGAGAAAGAATTTGACAGATGAAGAACTAAGATCAATAATAGCTTCAACTCTGACGTGCCGTGTTGATCATCA AAACGACTGTGGAGACAAGATGGATGCTTTTCTGAGTAGGACATATTATATACATGGCGGTTATGATAACAGAGAAGGCATGTTAAAGCTTAATGCCTTAATGGAGCATGTTGAG GGGGGATCTGAAGCGAACAGAATATTTTACCTTTCTGTGCCACAAGAAGCACTTATAGATGTTGCATCTTCTCTTGCTGATTATGCTCAAACCTCTAAGGGCTGGAACCGTATAATAACCGAGAAACCATTTGGTCTCAATTTACTATCATCTCTTCGGTTGACACAGTCTCTTCTTTCCAAGTTTAAGGAGAAACAAATATACAG GATTGATCATCTCCTAGGAAGGAACCTTATCGAAAATCTCACAGTTCTAAGATTTTCCAATCTAGTTTTTGAGCCATTGTGGAGTTATAAATACATAAGAAATGTGCAG ATTGTCTTATCTGAAGACCTGAGTGCACAACCAACAAG GTATTTTGAGGGTTATGGGATAATTCGAGACATAGTACATAGTCATATACTCCAAACAGTAGCACTGCTTGCTATGGAACCGCCTATAAGCCTTGATGGTGAAGACATTCGAAACGaaaag GTCAAGGTTCTGAGGTCAATCCGTAAATTGGAACCAAGTGATGTTATACTTGGGCAATACAAAGCAGGCACAGAAGAGAAAGTTGATGTGTATACAGACAATCTGACACCCACATATTTTGCTGCTGCAATGTATATTGACAATGCGCGCTGGGATGGTGTGCcttttttggttaaaactgGAGTAGGACTCATTGAACACAG GGTGGAGATACGTATACAGTTTCATCATGTCCCAGGAAACATTTATCGAGAGCGAATGGGGCATAACATCGACCTTGTTACCAACGAGCTGATATTAAGAGTTGCTCCAGATGAAGCCATCCTCATCAGGGTCAATAATAAGATCCCAGGACTGGGGTTGCACTTGGATTCTCCAGAGTTGAATTTGCTATACAAGGACAA GTACAATGTTGAGGTGCCCGACTCATACGAGCATCTTCTTCTCGATGCCATCGACGGTGATAGCCATCTGTTTATGAGAAGCGACGAGGTTGAAGCTGCATGGAATATTTTAAGTCCAGTCCTCCAGGAGATAGACAAGAACAATATAGTACCAGAGCTGTATGAATTAGGGGGCAGAGGCCCAATTGGGGCATACTATTTGTGGGCAAAGCATGGAGTTAGGTGGGCAGAGGACTAG